A genomic window from Rhodococcus sp. KBS0724 includes:
- a CDS encoding tellurite resistance/C4-dicarboxylate transporter family protein, whose protein sequence is MTGDHRARSTAGRTLEVIPPGAGAAAMSSGIVSVALHLVGFETFSLVWLVIGAVIWLVLSVVFASRLIDDRARWVDEADTPPALTGVAATTVLGTRVVLLDWDLVGYAALAIALVAWIVLIPAVIRHWTSPTVGVHFLLCVATQGVAVLGATLAATTTAHWIAIPSAAAFVLGLGFYVLVLVRFSFNQLRVGAGDHWVFGGALAISTLAAGKLSAAAQAVGWPESLHLLFQRSSVVLMILVLGCYGVLVVCELIWPRLKYDVRRWSTAFPMGMTSAASLTVAATASAPWLKPVGQVLVWPAVALCVILLIASARQLWTVSSPTPTVGA, encoded by the coding sequence GTGACCGGCGATCATCGCGCGAGATCGACAGCAGGCCGTACGCTCGAGGTAATTCCTCCGGGCGCGGGAGCCGCCGCGATGTCTTCTGGAATCGTGTCGGTTGCATTGCATCTGGTGGGCTTCGAGACTTTTTCGCTGGTGTGGCTGGTGATCGGCGCAGTAATCTGGCTGGTCCTGTCTGTGGTGTTCGCGTCGAGATTGATCGACGATCGCGCCCGCTGGGTCGACGAGGCTGACACTCCGCCGGCCCTCACGGGGGTGGCAGCGACAACGGTGCTGGGTACCCGCGTTGTACTGCTCGATTGGGACCTGGTCGGGTACGCCGCGCTCGCGATCGCACTGGTGGCGTGGATCGTGCTCATACCGGCGGTCATTCGGCATTGGACATCGCCAACCGTCGGCGTGCATTTTCTGCTGTGCGTTGCGACGCAGGGTGTGGCCGTACTCGGTGCCACGCTTGCGGCTACGACCACGGCTCACTGGATCGCGATTCCATCGGCTGCTGCTTTTGTACTCGGCCTGGGATTCTATGTGTTGGTGCTCGTGCGGTTCTCGTTCAATCAGCTACGTGTCGGCGCCGGTGATCACTGGGTTTTCGGTGGCGCCCTGGCAATTTCGACGCTCGCGGCCGGAAAACTGTCCGCCGCAGCACAGGCGGTGGGCTGGCCGGAATCGCTGCACCTTCTGTTTCAACGATCGAGCGTCGTGCTCATGATCCTCGTCCTGGGTTGCTACGGCGTGTTGGTTGTCTGCGAATTGATCTGGCCTCGACTGAAATACGACGTCAGGCGTTGGTCTACCGCCTTCCCGATGGGGATGACGTCGGCCGCATCACTGACTGTTGCGGCGACGGCGTCGGCTCCCTGGTTGAAACCGGTGGGCCAAGTCCTGGTGTGGCCGGCGGTAGCGCTGTGCGTCATTCTGCTGATTGCATCTGCGCGGCAATTGTGGACTGTGAGTTCACCAACCCCGACGGTGGGGGCGTGA
- a CDS encoding TauD/TfdA family dioxygenase, which translates to MTILDIRPDVAADIYAAGGITVRKHGHHIGAIIDGVALSGEISDQTAYAIQYALAAHRVIFFRDQHHLTDEIQYDFGGRIGSQTTTHPTLRSDDNRTLLVEGARANVWHTDVTFIDRIPKASILRSAIVPAYGGATTWASTIAAYEQLPAPLKALVENLWSVHSNAYDYAEVSSRIVGGPAQAVEPEGYREEFTRTVFETEHPVVRIHPETGEKSLLLGNFFKEFVGLKPAESTVLFQLLQDRITKLENTTRWTWQLGDVAIWDNRSTQHYGVADFGEQPRKLYRTTLAGDVPVSVHGESSRVRTGDASHFSVVDQPVRLPGFATN; encoded by the coding sequence ATGACCATCCTCGACATCCGGCCCGACGTCGCCGCCGACATCTACGCCGCCGGCGGCATCACCGTCCGCAAGCACGGCCACCACATCGGCGCGATCATCGACGGCGTCGCCCTCTCGGGAGAGATCTCCGACCAGACGGCCTACGCGATCCAGTACGCGCTCGCCGCGCATCGGGTCATCTTTTTCCGCGACCAGCATCACCTGACTGATGAGATCCAGTACGACTTCGGCGGCCGAATCGGCTCCCAGACCACCACCCACCCGACGCTGCGCTCGGACGACAACAGGACTCTGCTCGTAGAGGGCGCGCGGGCCAACGTGTGGCACACGGATGTCACGTTCATCGACCGCATCCCGAAAGCGTCGATCCTGCGTTCCGCGATCGTGCCCGCCTATGGCGGCGCCACCACATGGGCCTCGACCATCGCGGCTTACGAGCAACTGCCCGCCCCGCTGAAGGCACTGGTGGAGAACCTGTGGTCGGTGCACTCGAACGCGTACGACTACGCCGAGGTGTCCAGCAGGATCGTGGGCGGCCCCGCGCAGGCCGTGGAGCCGGAAGGTTACCGAGAGGAGTTCACCCGCACCGTCTTCGAGACCGAACACCCGGTAGTGCGAATCCACCCGGAGACCGGCGAGAAGTCGCTGCTGCTGGGCAACTTCTTCAAGGAGTTCGTCGGGCTCAAGCCCGCCGAGTCCACGGTGTTGTTCCAGCTGCTTCAAGACCGAATCACCAAGCTCGAGAACACAACGCGCTGGACCTGGCAGCTGGGCGATGTCGCCATCTGGGACAACCGTTCCACCCAGCACTACGGCGTCGCCGACTTCGGCGAGCAGCCCAGGAAGCTCTACCGCACCACTCTCGCCGGAGATGTGCCGGTGAGCGTGCATGGCGAGTCCAGCCGCGTCCGCACGGGCGACGCCTCGCACTTCTCCGTGGTGGACCAGCCGGTTCGGCTGCCGGGCTTCGCGACGAACTGA
- the narJ gene encoding nitrate reductase molybdenum cofactor assembly chaperone, which yields MIGFGRRRRGVEQDRLVWHAAGLLLAYPDSGQGERLRLVEDILSHLPPAPRDQLAQTHRFLRDCDEFVAAAQYVETFDLRRRSTLYLTYWTAGDTRNRGREILAFADAYRAAGVDPPQSEAADHLTVVLEFAALVDPSSGAKLLSAHRVPLDMISASLTDSDSPYAPVLRAVCSTLPPASANDVRRAQQLAASGPPAESVGLPLFTLTVPPRRDGGM from the coding sequence ATGATCGGGTTCGGCCGCCGCCGACGCGGGGTCGAGCAGGATCGACTGGTGTGGCATGCCGCCGGCCTGTTGTTGGCGTATCCCGACAGCGGCCAAGGCGAACGACTCCGACTTGTCGAGGACATTCTCAGCCATCTCCCGCCGGCGCCCCGAGACCAACTCGCACAGACGCACCGTTTTCTGCGTGACTGCGATGAATTTGTCGCAGCAGCGCAGTACGTCGAGACATTCGACCTCCGGCGACGAAGCACGCTGTACCTCACGTACTGGACCGCGGGCGACACACGCAATCGCGGTCGCGAAATCCTCGCTTTTGCCGACGCCTACCGCGCTGCCGGCGTCGATCCACCGCAAAGCGAAGCGGCAGATCACCTGACGGTTGTCCTCGAGTTCGCTGCTCTCGTCGACCCGAGTTCCGGTGCGAAACTACTTTCAGCGCATCGGGTTCCGTTGGACATGATCAGTGCGTCACTGACCGATTCGGACTCGCCGTACGCGCCGGTTCTCAGGGCAGTGTGCAGCACACTGCCGCCGGCTTCCGCCAACGACGTACGCCGTGCCCAGCAACTCGCAGCATCGGGACCACCTGCCGAATCTGTCGGGCTCCCACTCTTCACTCTGACCGTCCCACCTCGTCGCGATGGAGGTATGTGA
- a CDS encoding ABC transporter substrate-binding protein → MNSTLSTAGLDRRAFLRGSAIAALAILGSGSLAACSSAVGEQASSAGESANPVRGGTLTLALRDDVSPSALLTNTTTAGATIMGLVYETLTRYPLDSVVPQPVLAKSWNLSDDGLTVTLNLRDDVTFHSGRPFTSADAEFSLRTYSDPKYSAQLRSTATTITGFDSSDPHTLVLTLAHRTGNIFDLFELAPIFDSETFDKTVAGESFIGTGPFVFNSRTPNSQITFDRNPDYWIAERPYLDRVEARIIPDSQARLASLKSGQVTLVMPASLTFRDSQTVSRTSGFETTSLDGAEMQTYLGANVAADGLTDVRTRKAVAYAIDRDRIISEVYRDSGYAVNLPWPKSSPAYDAAKNSVYTRDVAKARALVSEVGALPTIALTYTGVSPDYEAVAQIVQANLAEAGITVELDPVESSVFVKQLIGAEFKGLWLTSHGFAQFVPSTLTVSAYPFNAAHNASKFSSPAYSAAAEAAWQVSDGSSDEAKKLYADLGTQMLDELFLIEIGVVVPQVSAAATARDLAWTKNSQPQFTNTFLA, encoded by the coding sequence GTGAACTCGACTCTTTCAACGGCCGGACTCGATCGCCGTGCATTTCTTCGTGGCAGTGCCATTGCCGCGCTCGCAATTCTCGGTTCCGGATCGCTGGCCGCATGCTCATCGGCTGTCGGCGAACAGGCTTCGAGCGCAGGAGAATCCGCGAATCCGGTTCGCGGGGGCACGCTGACTTTGGCACTTCGGGACGACGTGAGTCCGTCGGCGTTGCTGACCAACACCACCACTGCGGGTGCCACCATAATGGGACTCGTCTACGAGACGCTGACCCGGTATCCGCTTGATTCCGTAGTGCCACAGCCTGTTCTCGCGAAATCCTGGAATCTGTCCGACGACGGGCTGACCGTGACCCTGAATCTGCGGGACGACGTTACATTCCACAGCGGACGACCGTTCACGTCGGCGGACGCCGAGTTCTCGCTACGCACCTATTCCGATCCCAAGTACTCCGCACAGCTGAGAAGTACAGCGACAACTATCACAGGCTTCGATTCGTCGGACCCTCATACGCTGGTCCTGACACTTGCGCACCGCACGGGAAACATCTTCGACCTGTTCGAGTTGGCCCCGATTTTTGACTCCGAGACGTTCGACAAAACCGTGGCGGGTGAATCCTTCATCGGTACAGGGCCTTTCGTGTTCAACTCGCGTACGCCGAACAGTCAGATCACTTTCGATCGGAACCCCGACTACTGGATTGCGGAGCGCCCGTACCTCGATCGAGTAGAGGCACGCATCATTCCCGATTCGCAAGCACGTCTGGCTTCGCTGAAATCAGGTCAGGTCACACTCGTCATGCCGGCATCATTGACCTTCCGCGACTCGCAGACCGTATCCAGGACAAGTGGCTTCGAGACGACGTCTCTCGATGGCGCGGAAATGCAGACGTATCTCGGTGCCAACGTGGCTGCCGACGGACTGACCGACGTGCGCACCCGCAAAGCCGTCGCGTATGCGATCGACCGCGATCGCATCATTAGTGAGGTGTACCGCGATAGTGGTTACGCCGTGAATCTTCCGTGGCCGAAGTCGTCACCGGCGTACGACGCCGCGAAGAACTCCGTCTACACCCGGGATGTTGCCAAGGCGCGCGCCTTGGTGAGTGAAGTGGGCGCACTGCCCACCATCGCGTTGACGTACACCGGTGTGAGTCCGGATTACGAAGCAGTGGCACAGATCGTGCAGGCAAATCTCGCCGAGGCCGGAATTACCGTCGAATTGGATCCCGTCGAATCATCGGTCTTCGTCAAACAGTTGATCGGAGCCGAGTTCAAGGGCTTGTGGTTGACCAGTCATGGTTTTGCACAATTTGTTCCGTCGACATTGACTGTCAGCGCGTACCCGTTCAACGCTGCCCACAATGCATCGAAGTTCAGCTCGCCGGCATATTCGGCGGCCGCAGAAGCAGCGTGGCAAGTGTCGGACGGTTCGAGCGATGAAGCGAAGAAACTGTATGCCGATCTGGGGACACAAATGCTGGACGAATTGTTCCTGATCGAGATCGGTGTGGTGGTCCCACAAGTATCGGCAGCAGCGACCGCCCGAGATCTTGCCTGGACCAAGAACAGTCAGCCGCAGTTCACCAACACCTTCCTGGCTTAG
- a CDS encoding arylsulfatase has protein sequence MDRTQLPIHLTQDTVEAAHDVRHQQKPFPGPPRVTAPDGAPNVLVILLDDMGFGASSAFGGPCSMPVAEQLAADGLRFNRFHTTAICSPTRAALLTGRNHHSVGMGVVTDFSSSAPGYTGVRPLDAAPLARTLRENGYATGVFGKWHQIPQDEITPVGPFTHWPTQEGFDTFYGIIGGADDQFHPNLYSGTAQVEPPSTPEEGYHLSEDLVDKTRDWIRSVRDVDKERPWFAYLPFGATHSPFQVPDSWRDRYRGKFSHGWDEQREQTLEKQKELGVVPPDTLLSPWPDGAPHWDELDDDGRAVAERLMEMYASFAEHTDEQVGRLVEFLRASGELENTMVFYILGDNGASCEGRLTGTFNESRTYNGLPETAAEIRSRLDEIGGPTSYVNYPVSWALAMDTPFQWTKQVASHFGGTRNGLVVHWPQGISERGDVRTQWHHVIDVAPTILEAAGIPHPDRVDGISQRPIEGTSMLYALRDGDAPDQHITQYFEIFGNRGIFHEGWTAVTKHRSPWDLSRTDPIPFDQDTWELYDITRDFSQATDLASEYPERLAALQELFLEQARLHQVLPLDDRGVERMDAAVAGRRSPELGGRVTVPAGTRRLPTAAFPSTSNTSFRLSVPMVADSDGSDGVLVSLGNSFNGLSFYVREGVVTFAHNLCSLVVTHVRATQPLSAGEHLLEYLFTYDGGGIGRGGTGQVLIDGQVVGEGRVERTALFGSGRLTVGANPGTPVTSDYVRGGEYPYTGRIGEVALETEAASSWPTNAQRLEAELVTH, from the coding sequence ATGGATCGCACTCAGCTACCTATCCACCTCACCCAGGACACAGTCGAAGCCGCGCACGACGTCCGCCATCAGCAGAAACCCTTCCCCGGACCCCCGAGGGTCACCGCCCCCGACGGTGCACCGAACGTCCTGGTGATTCTGCTCGACGACATGGGCTTCGGTGCCTCGTCGGCCTTCGGCGGACCGTGCTCGATGCCGGTCGCCGAGCAGCTGGCGGCCGACGGGCTGAGGTTCAACCGCTTCCACACCACGGCGATCTGCTCGCCGACGCGGGCGGCGCTGCTCACCGGGCGTAACCACCACAGCGTGGGGATGGGGGTCGTCACCGACTTCTCCTCCAGCGCCCCGGGCTACACCGGCGTCCGCCCCCTGGACGCCGCTCCCCTGGCCCGGACCCTGCGGGAGAACGGCTACGCGACAGGCGTTTTCGGCAAGTGGCACCAAATACCGCAAGACGAGATCACGCCCGTCGGTCCGTTCACGCACTGGCCGACCCAGGAGGGCTTCGACACCTTCTACGGGATCATCGGCGGAGCTGACGACCAGTTTCACCCGAACCTGTACTCCGGCACCGCGCAGGTAGAGCCGCCCTCGACGCCGGAGGAGGGTTATCACCTCTCCGAGGACCTGGTCGACAAGACCAGGGACTGGATCCGGTCGGTGCGCGACGTCGACAAGGAGCGCCCCTGGTTCGCGTACCTGCCATTCGGTGCCACCCACTCCCCCTTCCAGGTTCCCGACTCGTGGCGTGACCGGTACCGCGGGAAGTTCAGCCACGGCTGGGACGAGCAGCGTGAGCAGACCCTCGAAAAGCAGAAGGAGCTGGGCGTCGTCCCGCCCGACACGCTCCTCTCGCCCTGGCCTGACGGTGCTCCGCACTGGGACGAACTCGACGACGACGGGCGCGCCGTCGCTGAGCGGCTCATGGAGATGTATGCGTCCTTCGCCGAGCACACCGATGAGCAGGTCGGTCGGCTGGTCGAGTTTCTCCGCGCCAGCGGGGAGCTCGAGAACACGATGGTCTTCTACATCCTGGGCGACAACGGCGCCTCCTGCGAGGGGCGCCTGACGGGGACGTTCAACGAGTCGCGGACCTACAACGGTCTGCCTGAGACCGCCGCCGAGATTCGTAGTCGCCTCGACGAGATCGGGGGGCCGACCAGCTATGTGAACTATCCCGTCAGCTGGGCCCTGGCGATGGACACCCCGTTCCAGTGGACCAAGCAGGTGGCGTCGCACTTCGGGGGAACCCGCAACGGGCTCGTCGTGCACTGGCCACAGGGGATCTCCGAACGCGGTGACGTCCGCACGCAGTGGCACCACGTCATCGACGTGGCACCGACGATCCTGGAGGCCGCCGGAATCCCGCACCCCGACCGGGTCGACGGGATCAGCCAGCGCCCCATCGAGGGCACCTCGATGCTGTACGCGCTGCGCGACGGCGACGCGCCCGACCAGCACATCACCCAGTACTTCGAGATCTTCGGCAACCGCGGGATCTTCCACGAGGGCTGGACCGCGGTCACCAAGCACCGTTCGCCATGGGACCTGTCGCGGACCGACCCCATCCCGTTCGATCAGGACACGTGGGAGCTGTACGACATCACTCGCGACTTCTCGCAGGCCACCGACCTGGCCTCCGAGTATCCGGAACGGCTGGCCGCGCTGCAGGAGCTGTTCCTGGAGCAGGCTCGGTTGCACCAGGTACTGCCGCTGGACGACCGTGGCGTCGAACGCATGGACGCAGCTGTCGCCGGGCGCCGCAGCCCCGAACTGGGCGGGCGGGTCACCGTGCCGGCCGGCACTCGCCGGCTACCGACCGCGGCGTTCCCCAGCACGTCGAACACGTCGTTCCGGCTGAGCGTGCCCATGGTGGCCGACAGCGACGGGTCCGACGGCGTCCTGGTGAGCCTGGGCAACTCCTTCAACGGACTCTCGTTCTACGTCCGTGAAGGGGTAGTGACGTTCGCCCACAACCTGTGCAGCCTGGTCGTCACGCACGTGCGCGCCACACAACCGCTGTCGGCGGGCGAGCACCTGCTCGAATACCTGTTCACCTATGACGGCGGAGGCATCGGGCGAGGCGGGACCGGTCAGGTTCTCATCGACGGTCAGGTCGTCGGCGAGGGGCGCGTCGAACGCACGGCGCTGTTCGGCTCAGGCCGGCTGACCGTGGGTGCAAATCCCGGCACGCCGGTCACCTCCGACTACGTCCGCGGCGGTGAGTATCCGTACACCGGCCGGATCGGTGAGGTCGCTCTCGAGACCGAGGCCGCCAGCAGCTGGCCCACCAACGCCCAGCGGCTCGAGGCGGAACTCGTCACGCACTGA
- the narH gene encoding nitrate reductase subunit beta yields the protein MRVMAQLAMVMNLDKCIGCHTCSVTCKQAWTNRSGTEYVWFNNVETRPGQGYPRTYEDQEKWNGGWIRDKNGRLRLRDGGRLKKLSRIFANPKMPSIQDYYEPWTYDYENLTQAPLGEHMPVAAPRSLISGEPMKVEWSANWDDDLAGSPEILPEDPILKKIGMEVKLQLEDTFMFYLPRICEHCLNPSCVASCPSGAMYKRSEDGIVLVDQDKCRGWRMCVSGCPYKKVYFNHKTGKAEKCTFCYPRVEVGLPTVCAETCVGRLRYIGLIFYDVDKVLGAATVPDDKDLYEAQLDVLLDPRDPAVIEGARKEGISDEWIEAAQKSPIHALIKDYRVALPLHPEFRTMPMVWYVPPLSPVVDAVSRDGHDGEDVGNLFGALDSLRIPIEYLAGLFSAGDTDVIDGVLRRLAAMRSYMRDINLGGEPQPHIPEAVGMTEEAIYEMYRLLALAKYDERYIIPTAYAVDGHKLEETATECALDFDGGPGMHESGPFGETSGGPVPVAVETFHALRERQTTGELSANSTNPSRVNLLNWDGKGSPTGLFPDRGDTR from the coding sequence ATGCGAGTCATGGCGCAACTGGCGATGGTGATGAATCTCGACAAGTGCATCGGCTGTCACACCTGTTCGGTGACGTGCAAACAGGCATGGACCAACCGATCCGGAACCGAGTACGTGTGGTTCAACAATGTGGAAACCCGCCCGGGGCAAGGCTATCCGCGCACGTACGAAGATCAGGAGAAATGGAACGGCGGATGGATTCGCGACAAGAACGGCCGCCTTCGACTTCGTGATGGTGGCCGATTGAAGAAGCTCTCGCGCATCTTCGCAAATCCGAAGATGCCGTCGATTCAGGACTACTACGAGCCCTGGACCTACGACTACGAAAATCTCACCCAGGCTCCCCTCGGTGAGCACATGCCGGTAGCCGCGCCGCGAAGCCTCATCAGCGGTGAACCCATGAAGGTGGAGTGGTCGGCGAATTGGGACGACGATCTTGCCGGCTCACCCGAAATCCTGCCTGAAGACCCGATTCTGAAGAAAATCGGCATGGAGGTCAAACTTCAACTCGAAGACACGTTCATGTTCTACCTACCGCGCATCTGCGAGCACTGCCTCAATCCGTCGTGTGTTGCGTCCTGTCCGTCGGGCGCGATGTACAAGCGTTCCGAGGACGGGATCGTGCTCGTCGACCAGGACAAGTGTCGAGGTTGGCGAATGTGCGTATCCGGATGTCCGTACAAGAAAGTGTATTTCAACCACAAGACCGGCAAGGCCGAGAAATGCACGTTCTGCTATCCACGCGTCGAAGTGGGGCTGCCGACAGTGTGTGCGGAGACCTGCGTCGGCCGTCTGCGGTACATCGGCCTCATCTTCTACGACGTCGACAAGGTTCTGGGGGCCGCAACGGTTCCGGATGACAAAGACCTGTACGAGGCTCAACTCGACGTACTGCTTGATCCCCGTGATCCCGCGGTCATCGAAGGCGCTCGCAAAGAGGGAATCTCGGACGAGTGGATCGAAGCAGCACAGAAGTCTCCCATCCACGCACTGATCAAGGACTACCGCGTCGCCCTGCCGCTACATCCGGAATTCCGCACCATGCCGATGGTCTGGTACGTCCCGCCACTGTCCCCCGTTGTCGACGCCGTTAGCCGCGACGGTCATGACGGGGAAGATGTCGGAAACCTTTTCGGGGCTCTCGATTCGTTGCGTATTCCGATCGAATATCTCGCCGGCCTTTTCTCCGCAGGTGATACCGATGTGATCGATGGGGTTCTGCGACGGCTGGCTGCCATGCGCTCGTATATGCGCGACATCAACCTCGGAGGCGAGCCACAGCCTCACATACCGGAGGCCGTGGGCATGACCGAGGAAGCCATCTACGAGATGTACCGACTGCTGGCATTGGCAAAGTACGACGAGCGCTACATCATTCCCACCGCTTACGCCGTTGACGGACACAAGCTCGAAGAAACAGCCACCGAATGCGCGCTCGACTTCGACGGTGGCCCGGGCATGCACGAGTCCGGTCCTTTCGGTGAGACCAGCGGCGGCCCGGTCCCGGTGGCAGTCGAGACGTTTCACGCGCTGCGCGAACGTCAGACCACGGGCGAACTGTCCGCCAACTCGACTAATCCGTCCAGGGTCAATCTCCTGAATTGGGATGGGAAAGGGTCACCAACCGGGCTCTTTCCCGATCGAGGTGACACCCGATGA
- the narI gene encoding respiratory nitrate reductase subunit gamma: MSAGEIYWDIVPYVVLAIFVSGTWWRYRYDKFGWTTRSSQLYEHRLLRIGSPLFHFGILVVIIGHFIGLVIPQSWTDAIGMSEHVYHLQALVLGSIAGVATLVGAGILVYRRRTRGPVFTATTWNDKLMYVVLIAAIVAGLATTVLGSGAFGEESNYRTTVSPWFRSIWIFQPRGDLMAQASLDFHIHVTIAMVLFALWPFTRLVHVFSAPVAYLFRPYIVYRSRDDARKGEPVGSRPHRRGW; the protein is encoded by the coding sequence ATGTCTGCCGGTGAAATCTACTGGGACATAGTGCCGTACGTCGTGTTGGCAATTTTTGTGAGCGGCACGTGGTGGCGGTATCGCTACGACAAGTTCGGCTGGACGACGCGGTCATCGCAACTGTACGAGCACCGTCTGTTGCGGATCGGTAGTCCGCTGTTTCACTTCGGAATCCTCGTAGTCATCATCGGGCACTTCATCGGACTGGTGATCCCACAGTCGTGGACTGACGCAATCGGGATGAGTGAACACGTCTATCACCTGCAAGCCCTCGTACTCGGGTCGATCGCGGGAGTGGCGACGCTGGTGGGCGCCGGGATTCTGGTGTACCGCAGGCGGACCCGCGGGCCGGTGTTCACGGCTACCACCTGGAACGACAAGCTGATGTATGTCGTGCTGATCGCTGCAATCGTCGCTGGTCTCGCCACGACAGTGCTGGGATCCGGAGCGTTCGGCGAAGAATCCAACTACCGGACGACGGTATCCCCGTGGTTCCGATCCATCTGGATCTTCCAACCCCGCGGCGACCTCATGGCACAGGCGTCACTCGACTTCCACATTCACGTCACGATCGCCATGGTGTTGTTCGCCCTGTGGCCGTTCACGCGCCTGGTCCACGTGTTCAGCGCACCTGTCGCATACCTGTTTCGGCCGTACATCGTCTACCGCAGCCGCGACGACGCCCGGAAGGGCGAACCTGTCGGCTCACGCCCCCACCGTCGGGGTTGGTGA